Part of the Pyrobaculum calidifontis JCM 11548 genome, GCATATCAAACCACGAAGGTGCCCAACTTCGCCCATGGCGCTTTGATAAACGTCGGCGTCGTATCGGCGCTGACTGTGGCCCAAGCGTTTGGCAAGCCGACTTACTACGCCCTCTTGATTGGCGTGCCGCTTGCCGTAGTCTCAGCCCTGGCGCTCTACCTAGTCCTCCTCCCCCTCTACAAGAGAGGGACGCAAGCAGAGGTGATGATGATGGCAACCATGGCCTTCAACATAATCTACATAGGCCTTCTAAACGCGTACGCCGACTGGGCGGGCAGGTCCATGGGGATATTTATGAGAGGCATAACTCTGAGGCCCTACGACGTGACCATCGCCTCTGTACCCGGCGCCTACATAATCGCGCCGGCGACCACTGCGCTGTTTGCCCTACTCCTGTACCTGTTTCTAAAAACCAAGGTTGGAACCGCGCTGAGAGCTGCAGTAGAGAACGAGGACTTGGCCAGGACGCTGGGGATAAACGTGGAGAGAGCCTATGCCATCGCGTGGGCCATCGCCGGCACCGCCGCGGGAGTGGCCGGAGTATATCTTCCGCTATACATAGAGGCCACCCCCGACGTGGGGTGGCTCATGCTTGCGAGCTTCTTCGCAGCAAGCATAGCGGGGGGCCTTGGGAGCATTTACGGCGCGTTGGCCGGCGGCTTCCTAATGGGATTCGTCGAGACTTTGGCCACGCTACAGTTCGCCACGCTTCTTAACTGGGCCTTCGGCATACCGCAGTACCAGATCACTGCGTACCGCCCCCTGGTGCCCCTCCTAGCAATAGCGACCGTCCTATTGATATCGCCTAGGGGACTCCTAGGGAAATGAGGCAAGTCGTAGGTCTCGTCGTATATCTCCTCGGAGCGGCCTTGGTGGCAGCCACGGGAAGGAATTGGCAGAGCTACCTCTTGACGACAGCCGTGGACCTGGCCATATACCTGGCCATAACCCTCACGGTGAACTTGGAAGCGGGCATCGCGGGAATTCCAAACTTCGGCAGAGTGCTCACAGTTGCCCTTGGGGCCTACGTGGCAGGCGGAGTTGTGGGCCGACTCGCAGTGCTTATTACTGGGCAGAGCTTGGACTACGTGGCGGACAACCCCGCGGCAGTCTCCGCCCTCTCCCGCCTGCTTAGCCCAGGCCAAGCCGCAGGCCTTTTGGCCATCGCCTTTCTCTTGGCCGCCGCGTTGGGAGCCGCGGTGGGGTACCTCACCTCTCTGCCGGCGAGGAGGCCGTCGGCGGACTACCTTGCCATAACTCTCTTGGCCTTCGGCGACGTGGCCTACTACGTGGGGCTGAACTATGAACCTCTCGTTGGCGGCACTCTAGGTGTGGCGGCGCCTCCCCTCTATGAGAAGCTCTTCGGAGGCGGCGCGGCCAGGGCCGTCGGCGCAGCCGCAATCTCCCTCGCCATGGCGATGTTGATATATGCGCTTGTGGAGAAGATTGGGAACTCACCATTTGGGAGGGCTTTGAGAGTACACAGAGAGGACCCCGAGCTGTTGTCAGTTCTGGGAAGAGACCCGGCGGAGCTGAGGGGCTGGACAATGGCCGTGGGCGGGGCCCTCTCCGCCGTGGCCGGAGTCTTGTATGCGTACTACGTCGGTGCGGTCCACCCCAGAGGGTTTGAGAGAGTCACCTTCACCTTTTACCCATGGCTAATCATGATACTGGGAGGCATGGGCAACAACCTAGGCGTGGCAAACGGCGTCCTCATATTTGTCACCATATACCGCCTCCTCGACGTATATAAGTACGAGATAGGCGCCGTCGTGGGCTTCGATCCCGTGTGGCTTGGCTACATGCTCTTCGGCGCTCTGGCCCTCGCCATAATAATTGCCGCGCCCAGAGGCATTGTCCCAGAGGAGGCCAAGCCTCTAACAAAACCCTCAGTGCAACACGGCAGTGGAGCTATTTCAGGTAGTAAAGGCGACGCCGGGGGTTAAGAGGACCCACTAGAACGTCAATTATGGACAAAAAGGCTGTGTGGATAGGCGGAGACGCGCCCTCCGGCGTCAAATGTACACGAGGTAGAACGTCAGGGGGGCAGGGCTTACATAAGACTTGAAAACAGGGCCGTAGGCCCTAGTAGCCTCGTGGCGGCTCGCTATATATACAGGGCACTGAAAAGCGCGGTGTTGATGACCACGGGGCAAGGCGAAGGTGGTCGTGGGGACCTTTGCCGCTTATGATCAGCTCGTCCCATCCTCTTCACAGCTCGGATAGCAGCCGCTTCACATCACGGCCACAACCTTTTATAGATATTTTTGTCTTTTGTTCCATGGAGCTAAAGCCGCACCATTACGCGGTCCTTGCAGTGTTGTCACGCGGCGCTAAGACGGCTGAAGAAGTTGCCGCAGAGCTCGACATAGAGCCGCACGACGCCGAGGCTCTGCTGGGCACCCTAATGGCGTATGGACTAGTGGAGAGGAAGGAGAGAGGCCTCTTCTTCAAGAAGGAGGTCTATGCCCTCACGGAGAGGGGGTGGGAAGTCTTTGCGCAGTGGAAGCGGGACGTAGAGCAGAAAATTGAGAAGGCAGCGGAGTTGAGGCGCGCCGGGAGAGAGGAGGAGGCGGAGGCCCTCCTAGGCCCAGTGGTCTCCGTGCTCCCCGTTCTGCTGGCGCTTGGGCTTATAGACCTGGCTCTGTGGCAGTTGGCGATGGGCGAGGCAGAGGAGACAATCGACTTCGACGCAGGAGAAGACTGGGCGTTGTAGTGAGCGCCAGGATTTTAGCCGCCGCTGCGCTGTGGTCTACAATAGGCGTAGCGTCTGTGTGGGGGAGAGACTACATCTGGCTGGCGTTTTTTCGGTCCATCGTGGCCGCGGCTGCTGCGGCCGCATTGAGAGCCCCGGCGAATAGGGCGGGCTTAGTGCCCGGCCTCCTCCTCGGAGGTCTCTTTTCAGCGTATCCTGCGGCGGCCTTGTTCGCCGGCGTGGGGCCCGCGGCGTATCTCTTGTACACGGCTCCTCTTTGGACTACTACGGCCTTGGCGCTGTGGGGCGAGAGGCCAAGCAGGGCCGACCTCGCCGGTGTCGCCCTTGTTGTAGCCGCCGTTGCTGTCGTGCTACTCGCCTCTCTACACGGGGAGATTTCGCCCATAGGCGTCGCCGCAGGCCTCGCCTCGGGGGCCTTCTACGGGCTGTACATTGCAACCGCCAGGAGGCTCGCCAAGGCAGGGCGCGAGAAAGCGGCGTCTCTAGGCGCTATGATATATACGCCATTAGTCACGGCGCCCCTTGCCCTGGCATACTTCGCGACTTTCCACAAGTCGCCCACCCCAACTGCCGTGGCCGCTGGTCTCTACATGGGCATATTTACAACCCTCGTCCCCTACATCCTCTTCGCCTCAGCCGTGGGGAGAGTCGGCGGGGCCAGGGCCTCTGTGATTGCCTCTGTTGAGCCAGTGTTAGCCGCTGTCTGGGGCGCCTTGCTCTTCGGCCAAATCCCAGGTGTCTACACGCTGGTCGCATACGGCCTTATTACCGCGGCGACGTTGCTGGCGTTAAGCAATAAATAGTCGCGGCTTCTCTCGCCCATGATTAAGCTTGCGCATTCCCCCGACGCAGATGATGCCTATATGTTCTACGGCATTGCCGCTGGCGCCGTGAAGCTCCCGGCGCCGTACGTGGAATTTCTCGCCGATATAGAGACGTTAAACAAGCTGGCCATGGAGGAGCTATTGGACGTGACCGCCGTGAGCGTCCACGCGCTGGCCTACATATGTGGCCGGTACTACGTGATGAGAGTTGGGGCTTCCATGGGAGACGGCTACGGCCCAGTGGTCGTTGCCAGAGAGACAGGCGAGCTACGGTGGGTCGCCGTGCCAGGCCGCTACACGACGGCGGCGCTTCTGCTCAAGCTCGCCATGCCTAAGGTCAAGACGGTGGAGGTGCCATTCGACAAAGTCCTTGACGCGGTGGCGGCGGGGGTTGTCGACGGCGGCGTAGTCATCCACGAGGGACAGATCACCTACGGTAGGTGGGGCCTCCGCAAGGTTGTAGACCTGGGGGAGTGGTGGCGGCACGAGACGGGCCTCCCCACGCCGCTGGGCGTGGACGTGGTGCGCAAGGCCCTCGGCAGAGAGATGGCGGCCACCATCGCCAAGGCGCTGGCCGACTCCATAAGATACGCCGACGAGCACAGAGAGGAGGCGCTGAGGTATGCACAGCGCTTCGCCAGGGGGCTTACCCTGGAGGACACGGCCAAATTTGTCGACATGTATGTAAACGCCTACACGCGGGACATGGGCGCGGTGGGGGAGAAAGCCATTAGAGAACTTCTCCAGAGGGCCGCCGAGGCGGGACACGCACCACCTTGCGAAGTGGAGTACATCTAAATTTATTACGGGGTTGTATTAGCCGTGCTCTTTGAGCTCGCCAAGAGGGAGACCGAGTTGGCCAAGGCGGCGCGACATAGGAGGCTATTTGTGCTTGTTGGCACAGACGACAGGGCCTTGGCGGAGGCGGCAGCGGAGGTGTTGAGGGGGTGGGAGGCGGCTGGGGGCGGGGGGGAGGGGCTGTACATGTTCCAGCCCGAGTTCGCGGATGCGAATAAGCGGATGAATTACTTTAGGGACGCAGTGGAGGGCTCTCGGCTGGAGGTGGACTTCAGGCCTTACAAGGACACCCCCCGGATACTGGGCACTACGTACGACTTCGCCGTGCTAGACCTTGTAAACGACCTCAAGCCTAACGACGTTGGGCGGCTTGGCGGAGTAGTGCGGGGCGGCGGCTTTTATGTCTTTCTAATGATGCCTCTAGACGCTTGGAAGCGCTATGTGACAAAGTTCCAAGCCACTCTCCTCGTGCCGCAGTTTACTCCCAACGACATTAGGCATAGGCTGAAGGAGCGGGTGTGGCGCAGCTTCTACAGCCACAAAGGCGTCGTAATCTACGACGTCGACAAAAGGGCCCTGCTGAAGTCCTCTGGCATAGAGGAGGCACAGGCGTATGAGCCCAAGCGGCCTGAGCCCCCCGATAAGGCGGTTCTGCCGCTCAAGGTCTACCGCCTAGCCGCAACGCAAGACCAAGTGGAGGTGCTCAAGCTCTTCGAGGTGTTTTACAACAAGCCTAAGAAGAAGCAGGCGTTGGTCATCATAGCGGATAGGGGGAGGGGGAAGAGCGCCGCGGTGGGGCTGGGCCTCGCCGGGATTGGGCACAAGCTTAGGAAGGCGAAGGCCCGGGTGCAGATCGTGGTGTCGGCCATGGAGTACTCCAACTTAGAGACTCTCCTGGAGTTTGTAATTAAGGGCCTCGAGGCGCTTGGCTACAAGCCCGGGGTGGAGAGGGAGGGGGGCGAGATTAGGGCGATTAAGGCCCGGGGCATTTTCGTAGACGTGGTCACGCCCTACATGTTGCTCAAGAGGGAGAACGCGGACATAGTCGCAGTGGACGAGGCCGCGGCAGTGCCGCTCCCCGTGTTATACGCGGTGCATAAGAAGTTCGACAGACTGGTGTTCGCCACTACGATTCACGGCTACGAGGGGGCAGGGCGGGGCTTCTCAATCCGGTTCCTCAAATACCTCAGGGAGTCCAAGGACACAGACGTGCACATATTCGAGATGGAGGAGCCCATCCGCTACGGCAGAGGCGACCCCGTGGAGGAGTGGCTTTTCGACGCCTTCCTCCTAAACGCCGAGCCTGCCAAGATAGAGCCCGCCGACGTGGAGGCTGCTAAGGCGGGCAACGTGGTGTATCTCAAGGAGGAGGACGTGATGAGAGACGAGGAGACTTTTAGACAGTTCTTCGGAATCTACGTCCAAGCCCACTATCGGAACGAGCCAGACGACTTGGGCATGTTGCTAGACGCCCCCCACCACACGGCCAGGGCTCTGGCGCTTCCCAACGGAAAAGTAGTAGTCTCAGTGGAACTTGCCTTCGAAGGCGCGCTGGACGACGCGTCTATAGACCAGGCGCTTAGGGGGCTGAAGCTACCCGGCAACATAATACCGGACAGGTTCCT contains:
- a CDS encoding branched-chain amino acid ABC transporter permease, with the translated sequence MRKTVALVFAAWAGLSAFFWPREAADAVLYSSILALAALGLTLAYQTTKVPNFAHGALINVGVVSALTVAQAFGKPTYYALLIGVPLAVVSALALYLVLLPLYKRGTQAEVMMMATMAFNIIYIGLLNAYADWAGRSMGIFMRGITLRPYDVTIASVPGAYIIAPATTALFALLLYLFLKTKVGTALRAAVENEDLARTLGINVERAYAIAWAIAGTAAGVAGVYLPLYIEATPDVGWLMLASFFAASIAGGLGSIYGALAGGFLMGFVETLATLQFATLLNWAFGIPQYQITAYRPLVPLLAIATVLLISPRGLLGK
- a CDS encoding branched-chain amino acid ABC transporter permease, which encodes MRQVVGLVVYLLGAALVAATGRNWQSYLLTTAVDLAIYLAITLTVNLEAGIAGIPNFGRVLTVALGAYVAGGVVGRLAVLITGQSLDYVADNPAAVSALSRLLSPGQAAGLLAIAFLLAAALGAAVGYLTSLPARRPSADYLAITLLAFGDVAYYVGLNYEPLVGGTLGVAAPPLYEKLFGGGAARAVGAAAISLAMAMLIYALVEKIGNSPFGRALRVHREDPELLSVLGRDPAELRGWTMAVGGALSAVAGVLYAYYVGAVHPRGFERVTFTFYPWLIMILGGMGNNLGVANGVLIFVTIYRLLDVYKYEIGAVVGFDPVWLGYMLFGALALAIIIAAPRGIVPEEAKPLTKPSVQHGSGAISGSKGDAGG
- a CDS encoding methyltransferase family protein, coding for MELKPHHYAVLAVLSRGAKTAEEVAAELDIEPHDAEALLGTLMAYGLVERKERGLFFKKEVYALTERGWEVFAQWKRDVEQKIEKAAELRRAGREEEAEALLGPVVSVLPVLLALGLIDLALWQLAMGEAEETIDFDAGEDWAL
- a CDS encoding EamA family transporter, translating into MSARILAAAALWSTIGVASVWGRDYIWLAFFRSIVAAAAAAALRAPANRAGLVPGLLLGGLFSAYPAAALFAGVGPAAYLLYTAPLWTTTALALWGERPSRADLAGVALVVAAVAVVLLASLHGEISPIGVAAGLASGAFYGLYIATARRLAKAGREKAASLGAMIYTPLVTAPLALAYFATFHKSPTPTAVAAGLYMGIFTTLVPYILFASAVGRVGGARASVIASVEPVLAAVWGALLFGQIPGVYTLVAYGLITAATLLALSNK
- a CDS encoding menaquinone biosynthesis family protein translates to MIKLAHSPDADDAYMFYGIAAGAVKLPAPYVEFLADIETLNKLAMEELLDVTAVSVHALAYICGRYYVMRVGASMGDGYGPVVVARETGELRWVAVPGRYTTAALLLKLAMPKVKTVEVPFDKVLDAVAAGVVDGGVVIHEGQITYGRWGLRKVVDLGEWWRHETGLPTPLGVDVVRKALGREMAATIAKALADSIRYADEHREEALRYAQRFARGLTLEDTAKFVDMYVNAYTRDMGAVGEKAIRELLQRAAEAGHAPPCEVEYI
- a CDS encoding tRNA(Met) cytidine acetyltransferase TmcA, which gives rise to MLFELAKRETELAKAARHRRLFVLVGTDDRALAEAAAEVLRGWEAAGGGGEGLYMFQPEFADANKRMNYFRDAVEGSRLEVDFRPYKDTPRILGTTYDFAVLDLVNDLKPNDVGRLGGVVRGGGFYVFLMMPLDAWKRYVTKFQATLLVPQFTPNDIRHRLKERVWRSFYSHKGVVIYDVDKRALLKSSGIEEAQAYEPKRPEPPDKAVLPLKVYRLAATQDQVEVLKLFEVFYNKPKKKQALVIIADRGRGKSAAVGLGLAGIGHKLRKAKARVQIVVSAMEYSNLETLLEFVIKGLEALGYKPGVEREGGEIRAIKARGIFVDVVTPYMLLKRENADIVAVDEAAAVPLPVLYAVHKKFDRLVFATTIHGYEGAGRGFSIRFLKYLRESKDTDVHIFEMEEPIRYGRGDPVEEWLFDAFLLNAEPAKIEPADVEAAKAGNVVYLKEEDVMRDEETFRQFFGIYVQAHYRNEPDDLGMLLDAPHHTARALALPNGKVVVSVELAFEGALDDASIDQALRGLKLPGNIIPDRFLKYWRLPEFAKLKGWRIVRIATHPELQDMGLGTLMLKKLEEEARALGMDWLGVGFGVYDRLLKFWIRNGYIPIHLSPERNPTSGEYSVLLVKPLNEKAEAFVKYANVEFRRRLIHSLMGPYNDMSPSEVQLLLEDWGWDIDGAIALSKNQLDRLVAYAYGPMTYENVTDAIYTLVAQYFYSSRQRRPTLPEPAVRALISKVLEARPWKEAAEAAGLRRGDLMLILREIAKVLLFYYYGGEFEVPLFVVGTVKGREKD